The following nucleotide sequence is from Phycisphaera sp..
ATTCGAATGACTGAACGACAAGAACTCGCCGGTGGACTGGTGGCCGAAGACGTTGAAGTTGGTGGGGGCACCGAGTGCCCGCCCGGCGCGACCGTCAAGGTCCACTACCGCGGCACCCTCGAGGACGGCACCCAGTTCGACTCGAGCTACGACCGCGGCGAGCCCATCACGTTCCCGCTGCGCAACCTCATCCAGGGCTGGCAGATCGGCATCCCCGGCATGAAGGAGGGCGGCAAGCGCCGCCTCGAGATCCCCTACAGCCTGGGCTACGGCGAGCGCGGCTCGCCCCCAAGCATCCCCCCGCGCGCCAACCTGGTCTTCGACATCGAACTGCTCGAAGTGAAGTAACCAGGACCTGAGATCAGCACGAGGCCCGGGCGCAAGCCCGGGCTTTTCGTTGCAAGCTCACGGATACGCCTGCCGCGTCGGGCGCAGCATGATCTCGCTCAGGTGGACCCCCGCCGGCTGCGCGCAGCCGAACAGAATCGCCCGCGCCACGTCATCGGGCGTCAGCACCGGCGCCATCGATTCCATGAACTCGCCGAACGCCTCGGGGTCGTAGCCCGCCGCCGATTGGAACTCGCTGGCCACCACGCCCGGCTCGATGGTCGTCACGCGCACGCCCTTGGGCCCGGCCTCGCGCCGCATCGCCTCGGCCAGCATGTGGACCGCCGCCTTGGCCGCGCCGTAGAAGCTGCTGAACGGGCTCAGGTTCCGCCCCACCGTCGAGCCCAGCACCACCACGTCGCGCGGCTGCTTTGGAGGCCCTTGATACTCGCCCACCTCGGCGAACATCCGATGGATGGCCGCCCGCATGAGCCTGGCCGCCGCCAGCGTGTTGATGCGTAGCACGTCCTCCCACTCGGCCTCGTCGGAATCCAACGGGGACCCCCGCAGCCCACGCCCGGCGTTGGCGATGACCAGGTCGGCTTCACGCCCGCCGACCGCCTTGGCGGCCTCGAGCATCGCCTCGATCACATCGGGCTCGGCCGCATCACCCGCAACGGGCCTCACGCGGGTGTGATCGATCTCGACCAGCTCGTCCAGCCGGCCCGTCCGCCGGGCGTTCACCACGACCACCGCCCCGCCCTCTGCCAGCATGCGCGCGCACGACAGGCCAATACCCGCGCTCGCGCCCGTGACGATGGCCACACGATCCTTGAATTCGCTCATGGGCGGACGGTAGCGCCGCGCTCAGCCGGTGATGCGGTTGATGAAGGCGCCCATCCCGCCGCGCATCGCCTCGATCTCGTTGTTGAAGCGGCGCTCGTCGATGTCCTCACCGATATTGGTGCGCAGGTCGATGCGGAAGTACCGCCGCGTCTCGGGCCGGTCTCGCACGCCCGGCGGCACGCTGTAGCCCACGACGGATCGCTGGTCGGGCCTGGTCACGATCGGGGCCATCCACTCGCCGGTCTCGTCGGCTCGCACGATGCGCGGCCGATCGGGATCTCGGTCGTACAGCACGACCGTGGCGCCCGGCAGCGTCCGGCCCTGGAGCATCTCGGTGCGGCGGGCACTGATGAAGTTGCCCGAGAATCCGAGCGACACCTCGCTGAGGGAAAGCTGCAATCGGCGGCCCGGCGCGATCGGCTGGCCCTGGAGGTCTTCCAGGCTCCG
It contains:
- a CDS encoding FKBP-type peptidyl-prolyl cis-trans isomerase; translated protein: MTERQELAGGLVAEDVEVGGGTECPPGATVKVHYRGTLEDGTQFDSSYDRGEPITFPLRNLIQGWQIGIPGMKEGGKRRLEIPYSLGYGERGSPPSIPPRANLVFDIELLEVK
- a CDS encoding SDR family NAD(P)-dependent oxidoreductase; amino-acid sequence: MSEFKDRVAIVTGASAGIGLSCARMLAEGGAVVVVNARRTGRLDELVEIDHTRVRPVAGDAAEPDVIEAMLEAAKAVGGREADLVIANAGRGLRGSPLDSDEAEWEDVLRINTLAAARLMRAAIHRMFAEVGEYQGPPKQPRDVVVLGSTVGRNLSPFSSFYGAAKAAVHMLAEAMRREAGPKGVRVTTIEPGVVASEFQSAAGYDPEAFGEFMESMAPVLTPDDVARAILFGCAQPAGVHLSEIMLRPTRQAYP